In Ochrobactrum vermis, the following proteins share a genomic window:
- the lpxE gene encoding lipid A 1-phosphatase LpxE, with protein sequence MMASSTGSIFLYPFRAALELLQALLRPADKGAPSSWTLEMTAIVVLLPFIILVLHLWDADIIRVTAKSTNLIMELLRTVTDAIRTVVWLAIGMVVWLVTAMLLSPKLRAGARPWFVKLHSWATLVLTSIVVASIPVEIGKLAIGRARPFLLDDVGAAYFSPFKGQFLYESFPSGHSMMAGIMMVSLWIFLPRWRILTVTVCMLFGISRLAAGAHYPTDVLAGLTIGFVATWWVARYMATRNIIFSLDDESAMPRV encoded by the coding sequence ATGATGGCGTCAAGCACGGGAAGCATTTTTCTTTATCCCTTTCGCGCCGCGCTGGAACTCCTTCAAGCTCTTCTGCGCCCGGCCGACAAGGGCGCTCCGTCCTCCTGGACGCTTGAAATGACCGCAATTGTCGTACTTCTGCCTTTCATCATACTTGTGCTGCATCTTTGGGATGCAGACATTATTCGGGTAACGGCGAAAAGCACCAATCTCATCATGGAATTGCTGCGCACGGTTACAGATGCGATTCGCACTGTAGTCTGGCTCGCGATAGGCATGGTGGTGTGGCTCGTCACGGCGATGCTGCTCTCGCCGAAACTGCGTGCCGGTGCAAGGCCCTGGTTCGTGAAGCTCCATAGCTGGGCAACACTCGTGCTGACGTCAATCGTCGTGGCCAGCATTCCCGTCGAGATCGGTAAACTCGCCATAGGTCGGGCGCGGCCGTTTCTCCTGGATGATGTGGGAGCTGCCTATTTCTCGCCTTTCAAGGGACAGTTTCTTTATGAGAGCTTTCCATCCGGCCATTCCATGATGGCGGGCATCATGATGGTTTCGCTTTGGATATTCCTGCCACGCTGGCGCATCCTGACCGTCACTGTATGTATGCTCTTCGGGATCAGCAGGCTTGCGGCCGGCGCGCATTATCCAACTGACGTTCTCGCAGGTCTGACGATCGGTTTCGTGGCGACCTGGTGGGTTGCCCGCTATATGGCGACGCGAAATATTATTTTTTCTTTGGATGATGAAAGCGCGATGCCGCGCGTTTGA
- a CDS encoding amino acid ABC transporter substrate-binding protein — protein sequence MKKTLMTGVLGAAALFGVASGASADTLSDVKAKGFLQCGVNTGLLGFASPNDKGEWSGFDVDYCRAVASAIFGDPTKVKFTPLNAKERFTALQSGEVDVLIRNTTWTISRDTALGLDFAGINYFDGQGFMINSKKLSGINSALQLSGASICVQAGTTTELNMADYFRANKMEYNPVVFEKIEEANAAYDSGRCDAYTTDQSSLYGVRLALANPDDHVILPEIISKEPFGLTVRQGDAKWADVVRWTHNALLNAEEYGITQANVEEMKKSDNPDIKRLLGVEADTKIGTDLGLDNDWVVKIVKGVGNYGEIFERNIGASSPLKIARGINAQWNKGGLQYGIPVR from the coding sequence ATGAAAAAAACTCTTATGACGGGTGTATTGGGTGCGGCGGCGCTGTTTGGTGTCGCTTCGGGAGCATCCGCAGACACGCTTTCCGATGTGAAGGCGAAAGGTTTTCTGCAGTGCGGCGTTAATACGGGTCTGCTTGGATTTGCTTCGCCCAACGACAAGGGCGAGTGGTCCGGCTTCGACGTGGACTATTGCCGCGCTGTGGCTTCTGCGATTTTTGGTGATCCAACCAAGGTGAAGTTCACCCCTCTAAACGCAAAAGAGCGTTTCACAGCCCTGCAATCAGGTGAAGTGGATGTCCTGATCCGTAACACGACCTGGACCATCAGCCGCGACACTGCGCTCGGCCTCGATTTTGCTGGCATCAACTACTTTGACGGCCAGGGCTTCATGATCAATTCGAAGAAGCTGTCGGGCATCAATTCCGCATTGCAGCTTTCCGGTGCGTCCATCTGCGTTCAGGCCGGTACGACGACCGAGCTGAACATGGCCGACTATTTCCGCGCCAATAAGATGGAATATAATCCGGTTGTCTTCGAGAAGATCGAAGAAGCCAATGCCGCTTACGATTCCGGCCGTTGCGATGCCTATACGACCGACCAGTCCAGCCTCTACGGGGTTCGTCTGGCGCTTGCCAATCCGGACGATCACGTCATCTTGCCGGAAATCATCTCCAAGGAGCCGTTCGGTCTGACCGTTCGCCAAGGCGACGCCAAGTGGGCGGATGTCGTTCGCTGGACGCATAATGCGCTGCTCAACGCCGAGGAATACGGTATTACGCAGGCCAATGTCGAAGAGATGAAGAAATCCGACAATCCGGACATCAAGCGTCTTCTCGGTGTGGAAGCGGACACCAAGATCGGCACCGATCTCGGTCTTGACAATGACTGGGTGGTGAAGATCGTCAAGGGCGTCGGCAACTACGGTGAGATTTTCGAGCGCAACATCGGCGCCAGCAGCCCGCTCAAGATTGCACGTGGTATCAATGCCCAGTGGAACAAGGGTGGCCTGCAATATGGCATCCCTGTCCGCTAA
- a CDS encoding amino acid ABC transporter permease, producing MASYSATERRQDSGGTSLLYDPRVRGIFYQVIVFAAVIGAIYWIVGNTITNLQRANIASGFGFLNGRAGFDISQTLIQYNSDSNYGRAFLVGLVNTLYVAALGVVTASIIGFMVGIGRLSHNWLIRKICTVYVEVFRNIPPLLVIFFWYFGVLSVLPQARDSFALPLGTYLNNRGFFMPAPVWGEGAWLLPVALLIGIVASVIVARWAKRRQMATGKPFHTIRVSAALIIGLPILALIATGFPVSFDLPKLGTFNLTGGAQVKPEFLALFLALSFYTASFIAETVRAGVLGVNKGQTEAAYAVGLRPGQTMRLIIVPQALRIIIPPLSSQYLNLIKNSSLAIAIGYPDLVAVGGTILNQTGQAVEVVAIWMVIYLGISLFVSGLMNWFNAKMALVER from the coding sequence ATGGCTTCCTATTCTGCAACTGAACGTCGCCAGGACAGCGGCGGAACTTCGCTCCTGTACGATCCGCGTGTTCGTGGCATCTTCTATCAGGTCATCGTCTTTGCTGCGGTCATTGGCGCTATCTACTGGATAGTCGGCAACACGATCACCAATCTGCAGCGCGCAAACATTGCGTCCGGCTTCGGTTTCCTCAATGGTCGCGCCGGTTTCGATATCAGCCAGACGCTCATTCAGTACAACAGCGATTCGAACTATGGCCGGGCTTTTCTGGTCGGCCTTGTGAATACGCTTTACGTTGCCGCGCTCGGTGTCGTCACGGCATCGATCATCGGATTTATGGTCGGCATCGGCCGGCTTTCGCACAACTGGCTGATCCGTAAGATCTGCACGGTCTATGTAGAAGTCTTCCGCAATATTCCGCCGCTGCTCGTTATCTTCTTCTGGTATTTCGGCGTCCTGTCCGTCCTGCCGCAGGCACGCGATAGTTTTGCACTTCCGCTCGGCACCTACCTCAACAATCGCGGCTTCTTCATGCCAGCTCCGGTATGGGGCGAGGGGGCGTGGCTTCTGCCTGTGGCGCTTCTCATCGGCATTGTGGCGTCGGTCATCGTTGCACGCTGGGCAAAACGCCGCCAGATGGCAACGGGAAAGCCTTTCCACACGATACGCGTATCGGCTGCATTGATTATCGGCCTGCCGATACTGGCGCTGATTGCGACAGGCTTTCCGGTTTCATTTGACTTGCCAAAGCTGGGAACCTTCAATCTGACAGGTGGTGCGCAGGTCAAGCCGGAATTTCTGGCGCTGTTTCTGGCGCTGTCCTTCTATACGGCCTCCTTCATCGCCGAAACGGTTCGCGCCGGTGTTCTCGGTGTCAATAAGGGGCAGACCGAAGCAGCCTATGCGGTCGGGCTTCGTCCCGGTCAGACGATGCGTCTCATCATCGTTCCGCAGGCGCTGCGCATTATCATCCCGCCGCTATCGAGCCAGTATCTCAACCTCATCAAGAACTCGTCGCTCGCTATCGCCATCGGTTATCCCGATCTTGTCGCGGTTGGCGGAACCATCCTCAACCAGACCGGCCAAGCGGTCGAAGTCGTGGCGATCTGGATGGTGATCTATCTGGGGATCAGCCTGTTCGTTTCCGGCTTGATGAACTGGTTCAATGCCAAGATGGCACTGGTGGAGAGATGA